The following proteins come from a genomic window of Streptomyces sp. NBC_01716:
- a CDS encoding ROK family transcriptional regulator — MQSNHTSLGPKADKETVRRHNLSLVLRAVRDEGEATRAGVAARVGLTRAAVSSLVEQLLDSGFLSESGKTFSGQAGRPGTVLKVTRAGPAGIGVEINIDYVSVCVVDLSGTDRVRLTEHLDNRGTAPAEVLARGARIAARTLDSAAEQGLSPVGVQLALPGLVAGGAVRQAPNLGWNQVPAEELFAGALAEAQPAVPPLPVRSENEANLAALAELWFGGLGGIRSFLYLSGEIGVGGALVLDGELLRGANGFAGEIGHVVVDAGGPLCRCGARGCLEQYAGQSALLRGAGLDENAGVPGVAELEALARSGDKRAIAAIGEAGRMLGRVLSGAVNLFDPDAVVLGGIYRSLMPWLSPPADGELTDRVVSGLWPHDSGRLRASSSAGDAARGAAALVVRAVLADPVAYAHRTSA, encoded by the coding sequence ATGCAGAGCAACCACACATCGCTCGGTCCCAAGGCCGACAAAGAGACGGTGCGCCGGCACAATCTGAGCCTCGTACTGCGCGCCGTACGGGACGAGGGCGAAGCGACCAGGGCCGGTGTGGCGGCGCGGGTCGGACTGACCCGGGCCGCGGTGTCGTCGCTGGTCGAGCAGTTGCTGGACAGCGGATTCCTCTCCGAGTCCGGCAAGACGTTCAGCGGACAGGCCGGGCGGCCGGGCACCGTGCTGAAGGTGACGCGGGCCGGTCCGGCCGGCATCGGCGTCGAGATCAACATCGATTACGTGTCGGTGTGCGTGGTCGACCTGTCGGGCACCGACCGCGTACGTCTCACCGAACACCTCGACAATCGCGGCACCGCACCCGCCGAAGTCCTCGCCCGTGGCGCCCGGATCGCCGCGCGCACCCTCGACTCGGCCGCCGAGCAAGGTCTTTCACCGGTCGGGGTACAGCTCGCGCTGCCCGGTCTCGTCGCCGGGGGTGCGGTCCGCCAGGCGCCCAACCTGGGCTGGAACCAGGTGCCCGCCGAGGAGTTGTTCGCGGGGGCGCTGGCCGAGGCGCAGCCCGCCGTGCCGCCGCTGCCGGTGCGTTCGGAGAACGAGGCCAATCTGGCGGCGCTCGCCGAGCTCTGGTTCGGGGGCCTGGGCGGGATCCGCAGCTTCCTCTATCTGTCGGGGGAGATCGGTGTCGGCGGCGCGCTGGTGCTCGACGGTGAACTGCTGCGCGGCGCCAACGGGTTCGCCGGTGAGATCGGCCATGTGGTCGTCGACGCCGGCGGGCCGCTGTGCCGGTGCGGCGCGCGTGGCTGCCTTGAGCAGTACGCGGGCCAGTCGGCGCTCCTGCGCGGCGCCGGGCTCGACGAGAACGCCGGGGTGCCGGGCGTCGCGGAGCTGGAGGCCCTGGCCAGGAGCGGCGACAAACGGGCGATAGCCGCCATCGGCGAGGCCGGCCGGATGCTCGGGCGGGTCCTGTCGGGCGCGGTGAACCTCTTCGACCCCGACGCGGTGGTGCTCGGCGGGATCTACCGGAGCCTGATGCCATGGCTTTCGCCGCCCGCCGACGGGGAGTTGACCGACCGGGTGGTCTCCGGACTGTGGCCGCACGACAGCGGCAGGCTACGCGCGTCATCCTCGGCGGGCGACGCGGCCCGGGGCGCGGCGGCACTGGTGGTCCGCGCGGTGCTGGCGGACCCGGTGGCATACGCGCACCGCACGAGCGCGTAG